From the genome of Roseivivax sp. THAF197b:
AGCAGCGCTGCGGCGCGGGGGACCGTGCCGCAGCGTCTCCCATCGAATCCTCCGGCACGGCTGGCGGAGATCGGCCTGCATCTTGAAGGTTGCGCCTCAAACCTTTCCAACGCGCCGGATTGCTCCATCTCCTTCGTAGGACAGTAAGGAGATCACCCCATGTTCAAAGATAAGGATCCGTTCGACCAGGCCATCCTGGGCGGGATTGCCGTCTTCGGCGGCGGCCTCGTGCTTCTGGCAGCCTGGCACGCGCTTGTCGTGCCCGACCCGCAGACCGCGGACGCACCCGCCGAAATGAGCGCACCGGAAAAGCCTGCGGAGACCGCAGACGCACCCGCCGAGGAAGACGCGCCCGCGGAGATGGCTGAGGGCACGGAGACGGAAACCCCGGACGAGACCGCCGAAGCGCCTGCCGAGGAAGAGGCTCCAGAGGAAACCGCAGAAGCCCCCGCCGAGGAAGAGGCCTCCGAGGACACCGCAGAAGCCCCTGCCGAGGAAGAGACCTCCGAGGACACCGCTGAAGCCCCCGCCGAGGAAGAGACCTCCGAGGAAACTGCAGAAGCCCCCGCCGAGGAAGAGGCCTCCGAGGACACCGCTGAAGCCCCCGCCGAGGAAGAGGCCTCCGAGGACACCGCAGAAGCCCCCGCCGAGGAAGAGACCTCCGAGGACACCGCCGAGGAAGAGACCTCCGAGGAGACTGCAGAAGCCCCCGCCGAGGAAGAGGCCTCCGAGGACACCGCTGAAGCCCCCGCCGAGGAAGAGACCTCCGAGGACACCGCTGAAGCCCCCGCCGAGGAAGAGACCTCCGAGGACACCGCCGAAGCCCCCGCCGAAGAAGAAGCCACCGAGGAAACCGCCTCCGCCGAGGGCGATGCAGCCTGGCCCGAAGCACAGATGGCCTATCTCGATGGGGATGCCGATGCCGGCAGCCGCGTCTGGAACCAATGCCGCGCGTGCCACGTGGCCGAGCAGGAACAGAACCGCGTCGGCCCGCATCTCGTGGGCATTGTCGGGCGCGATATCGCCTCGATCGACGGCTTCCGCTACTCCTCCGCCTTGCAGGAGTTGCAGGGCAATCAATGGACGCCCGAGGAGCTCGACGCTTGGCTTCTCAATCCGCGCGAATACGCGTCCGGCACCTCGATGAGCTATCCCGGCGTGAAGGATGACGGCGACCGCGCCAACCTTCTGGCCTATCTCTACTCCCTGCAGAACTGAGCGCCGCGCACTTCACGCAGACCAGACACGTAAAAAGCGCCCCCGATTTCGGGGGCGCTTTTTACATGACATGCGCGGAGGCCGATCCGGCCTCCGCCCCGCTGGATCAGGCGGCGGACGCTGCGTGGATCTTGTCGATATTCGAGCCGAGTGCCGCGGTGAATTCCTCGTCCGATTGCTTCTTCGACAGACCTTCGGTCAGCGCTCGGCTGAAGCTCGCGATCATCTTGGGGTTTTTAGACAGCCGCTCGCAGGCCTCGTCCGTCGAATAGCCTCCCGACAGCGCCACCACCCGAAGCACACGCGGATGATCTGCCGCGGCATCGTAATGGCCCGGCTTGGACGGGATCGTCAGCTTCAGCATGATGTCCTGTCCATCCTCCAGCGTCTCCAGATGCCGCAGGATCGAGGCCAGCAGCATGTCCTCCGCGGCCTCTTTCGTGGGGGAATGGATGTCGATTTCGGGCTCCAGGATCGGCACGAGGCCCGCGGCGATCACCTGCCGGGCCACCTCGAATTGCTGGGCGACGATGGCCTCGATCCCGTCGGCATTGGCCTCGTGGATGACCGAGCGTTCCTTCGTGCCGAAAATGCCAAGGCCCGCCGCTTCGCCCAGAAGCCCGTCGAGACCTGGCATCGGCTTCATCAGCTGCACGCCGTTTGCCTTCTCCTCGAGCCCCTTGTCGATCTTCAGGAACGGCACGATGCCGAGCCCGTGCCAAAGCGTCTCTGCGGTGGGCTTGCCGTCCACCACGCCGCGCATGGTCTTCTCGAACAGGATCGCGCCCAGCACCTTCTCCGACGAAAACGGCGCGGCGGTGATGATCCGGGACCGCATCTGGTGGATCTCCGCGAACATCGCGTCTTCACCATCGTATTCGTCTTCCTCGACGCCGTAGAGACGCAGCGCCTTCGGGGTCGAACCGCCCGATTGGTCGAGCGCGGCAATGAACCCCTGCCCCTCGATCATACGGGCCTTCTGGGCAGCAAAGATTTCAGGGTTCGGGGCCATGCGCGTCATCCTCTATCGGAAAAAATCTGCCCTAGGGATACGACAACCGAGCGGCCAAGGATAGAGAGAGGAGGCGAGCGTTAGCGCTAAGTTTAGCGCTAAACCCTTGATTTGGCGCGGCGCTATCTGCCCCTCGGGCGCAGGATCAGGTGGATGCCGTCCCGCGCGCGGACCGTCAGATGCGCCACGGGCTCGGGGATATCCCCCGGCGCGGGCGTGATTTCGAAGGCCCGCGCGATCAGCGACAGCAAAAGCGGCCCCTCGACCATGGCAAACCCCGCCCCGGGACAGACCCGCGCGCCTGCGGAGAACGGAATGTAGGCCTCGCGGGCGCAGGTCCTGCCGTTCTCGGTCGCCCATCGGGCCGGGTCGAATGCGTCGGGTATCTCCCATAACCGCTCGTGCCGGTGCAGATGCCACGGGCTCAGGACAAGTTGCGCGCCGCGCCGGATCTCCCGGTCCCGGAAGCGTTCCGGGCAGCGCGCCTCCCGCACCATCATCGGCACCGGCGGATAAAGCCGGAGCGTCTCGCGGAACACGTCGCGGCTGACCTTGAGGCGGCTCATCTCCGAGAAATCGCCCGAGAGAGCGGCGGCCTCCTCGACCACGCGCGTCTGCCATTCGGGATGCGTGGCCAAGAGATAAAGCGCCCAGGCCAAGGCCGAGGCCGATGTCTCATGCCCCGCCAGGAAGAAGATCGCGACCTGGTCGACCATCTCTTCGGTGCTGAAGGTCTGGCCCGTTTCGGGATCGGGCGTGGTCATGATCTTCGTGGCCAGATCGTCAGGCGCCGTGCCTGCCGCGATCTCGGCCATGCGCCGCTCGGTCAATTGCCGGATCAGGCTGCGAATGCGCGTCGCGGCGGCTTTCGTGTCCGCGCGGAAAAAGCGTGGAAGCCAGCGCGGCAGCGGGATGAAGGCCGCTATGTTCAGAATGGGCTGGCTGCGCTGATAGGTACGGAATTCGCGAAAGACCGCCTGCGCGATCTCATCCTCGATCGGGATGGAGAAGAGCGTACGAAAGATCACATCCGCCGCGGCGTGGCTGGTCTCGGCCTCGATCTCCACGGGCGCGCCCGCGCGGTCTTGCAGGCGCGACACGGCGCGCTGCCCCGCCGCCCACATCGGCCCCCAGGTGTCGCGCAGCCGCCCGCCCTCGAAGGCGGGATCGATGATCCGGCGCTGCCGCTCCCAGGTGGCGCCATTGGTCAGAAAGACGCTGTCGCCCAGAAGCGGGCGCAGCCCTTCGCCCACACGGTCCGATTTCGGGAAATCGCGCGGACGGTCCTTCAGCACCGTCTTCACCAGATCGGGCTGGTTCAGCAGATAGGACCGGAAAAAGGGCGTGCGAAACTCCGCCATCCACGCGCGATAAAGCCGTGCGGGCTGCGCGGACAGGATGTCCTCGCGAAAAAGGCGCGCATAACGCCAGAGCGACACGCGGTCCGGTCGGGATCGGGGCTTCGGTGGCGTCATGCCGCCATGGACGTGAATTTCGACACGGGCACGTCGATCCGGCTGGCCGAAGGGGGGCGATCCGCGTAGCGCGTGGCAAGGCTGACCGGTCCCGCCGTGATCTGGAAGTAATCGTAATCGCGCGGGCGGTCGAAGGCGCAGAGATACTGGAAGTGCAGCCGGAAGAACCGCCAGCGCAATTCCTTCCAGCGTTCGGGGCTGAGCGACCGGGTGAATTGCGCGGAAAAGACGAGCGGCCAGCGCTTGTTCGCGGGGGCCACGCCCGAGACGGCCACCGGATCGCAGAGCGCGAAGGCGCAGCCGTCACCGGGTGCCGTCACATCGACCCATGTCAGCTCCTCGCGGGCCGAAAGATAGTGCAGATCAGCGCGCAACCGGTGCGCGTCAGGCAGGAAGGACACCATCGGTACCACCTGCCCCAGCGACAGAAATGCAAGCTGCGGTCCATCTGAGGGCACACGCTTTGCACGAATGAGGTCAGCCAAAATCGACACGCCCAGATGCGCGCCCGAGGAGTGGCCGACAACCAGCACCTCGTCCACATCCTCGCGCAGGGCCTCGGCGATCCGGTCGGCGAAGGTAGCCATTCGCGCTTCGAGATCGGGCGGGTTGGCGCCCTTGTGCCGGGCTGAATAGGAATAATCATGCATGAGGTAATATGCAAAGAACTTGCCGTCCTTGGCCTTGAACCACCGCAGAATTGCAATCCCCGCGGCAAGGCCCAAGACGCCGCCCACGATCCGGGCGAGGAGGTCCGGCAACGGACCGATGAGCTGCGCGGCCGCGTAAATGCCCCAGAACGCCGCCAGGGCGATCAGCGCTTGCAAGAGCAGCATCCCGATCGGGTAGAGCGCCGCGATCACCGGCCCCTTGCGCAGCCGCATCAGACGCCGAAGCGCGCCGGAGGCAATATAGGTCCAGGCCGTACGCACCAGGCTCAGATAGGTCGCCGGGATCGAAGTGGACATGGAGCCGCGCACAATATCCGACCAGACCAGAACCTCTAAATCGGCGGAGGCTGCATGGCCGTCGATCACGGTCTCCACATGCCAGCCATAAGGCCCCTTCGTGGTCTTGGGGGTCAGCGCGATCTCGTAGCCCGAGATCTCCGCCTGCGCGGCGCCTTCCTTGCGATAAAGCTCGCGGTAGCGGCGGGGATGAATGGGATCGTAGCCCGGGATGTAGAACACCCGGCGCCGCGCCACCTCTGCCCTCTGCTCGCCCCGGCTGCCGCCCATGGTCTGTCCTCCATACCGCGCGCCAAGGCTAACGCGGCTTCGCGGCGCGTTTAAGGCGATTTATGCACGATTTGGCGATTGGTCCGCGAAAGTCGCGCCGCGCGCCACATTGCTCAACCAAGCGCTGCAAGCGCCGGGAATGTCTCGAGCAGCCAGAAGGAGAAGGCCGTGAACGCGCCTGTCACCAGCGCGAGGCCCACCGCCACGAGAAGCGCGCCCATGACCTTCTCGATCAGCGCCATGTGCCGTTTGATGCGGTTCATCAGCCCCATCGCGCGGGTCAGGA
Proteins encoded in this window:
- a CDS encoding fructose bisphosphate aldolase, with protein sequence MAPNPEIFAAQKARMIEGQGFIAALDQSGGSTPKALRLYGVEEDEYDGEDAMFAEIHQMRSRIITAAPFSSEKVLGAILFEKTMRGVVDGKPTAETLWHGLGIVPFLKIDKGLEEKANGVQLMKPMPGLDGLLGEAAGLGIFGTKERSVIHEANADGIEAIVAQQFEVARQVIAAGLVPILEPEIDIHSPTKEAAEDMLLASILRHLETLEDGQDIMLKLTIPSKPGHYDAAADHPRVLRVVALSGGYSTDEACERLSKNPKMIASFSRALTEGLSKKQSDEEFTAALGSNIDKIHAASAA
- a CDS encoding cytochrome c family protein, with the protein product MFKDKDPFDQAILGGIAVFGGGLVLLAAWHALVVPDPQTADAPAEMSAPEKPAETADAPAEEDAPAEMAEGTETETPDETAEAPAEEEAPEETAEAPAEEEASEDTAEAPAEEETSEDTAEAPAEEETSEETAEAPAEEEASEDTAEAPAEEEASEDTAEAPAEEETSEDTAEEETSEETAEAPAEEEASEDTAEAPAEEETSEDTAEAPAEEETSEDTAEAPAEEEATEETASAEGDAAWPEAQMAYLDGDADAGSRVWNQCRACHVAEQEQNRVGPHLVGIVGRDIASIDGFRYSSALQELQGNQWTPEELDAWLLNPREYASGTSMSYPGVKDDGDRANLLAYLYSLQN
- a CDS encoding cytochrome P450 — its product is MTPPKPRSRPDRVSLWRYARLFREDILSAQPARLYRAWMAEFRTPFFRSYLLNQPDLVKTVLKDRPRDFPKSDRVGEGLRPLLGDSVFLTNGATWERQRRIIDPAFEGGRLRDTWGPMWAAGQRAVSRLQDRAGAPVEIEAETSHAAADVIFRTLFSIPIEDEIAQAVFREFRTYQRSQPILNIAAFIPLPRWLPRFFRADTKAAATRIRSLIRQLTERRMAEIAAGTAPDDLATKIMTTPDPETGQTFSTEEMVDQVAIFFLAGHETSASALAWALYLLATHPEWQTRVVEEAAALSGDFSEMSRLKVSRDVFRETLRLYPPVPMMVREARCPERFRDREIRRGAQLVLSPWHLHRHERLWEIPDAFDPARWATENGRTCAREAYIPFSAGARVCPGAGFAMVEGPLLLSLIARAFEITPAPGDIPEPVAHLTVRARDGIHLILRPRGR